The Oncorhynchus clarkii lewisi isolate Uvic-CL-2024 chromosome 23, UVic_Ocla_1.0, whole genome shotgun sequence genomic interval atgtctctgtactttgctccattcatctttgcctcaatcctgactagtctcctatttcctgccgctgaaaaacatccccacagcgtgatgttgccaccatcatgcttaaccgtagggatggtgccaggtttcttccagacgtggcgcttggcattcagcccaaagagttcaatcttggtttcatcagaccagagaatcttgtttctcatggtcggagaggctttagttgccttttggcaaactccaaacatgctgtcatgtgcattttactgaggagtggcttctgccaTACAGAGCTGCTGCCAgacagaaaccactcctcagtaaaaggtatgTGACAgcccactaccataaaggcctggttggtggaatgctgtagagatggttgtcattctggaaggttctcccatctccaaagaggaactctagagctctgtcagagtgaccatctggtcttggtcacctccctgaccaaggccattctctcccgattgctcagtttggccaggtggccagctcttggaagagtctctgtggttccaaacttcttccatttaagaatgatggaggccactgtgttcttgggaccttcaatgctgcagacattttttggtacccttccctagatcttaacacaatcctgtctcagagctctacggacaattcctttgacctcatggcttggttttgctctggcaggcactgtcaactgtgataccttatatagacaggtgtgtgcctttctaaatcatgtccaatcaattgaatgtaccacaagtagactccaaacaagttgtagaaacatctaaaggatgatcaatggaaaaatgtTGCACCTgcactcaattttgagtctcatagcaaacagtctgaatacttatgtaaataaggtatttctggttttgAATTTTAATACATTGTCAAGcacttctaaaaacctgtttttactttgtcattatggggtactttGTGTAGATTCCTGAGAAAAaaatgtttaatccattttagaataaggctgtaacgtaacaaaatgtgtaaaaagggaaggggtctgaatactttctgaagtcactgtaaaTTGGCTGGAATAGACTCAATAAAATAATCTGCAATGGTTTCCCTAAAAATAAACGAACATACCGCGCAGCTCCGGACTCTGTGCTGGCTCTTGCTTAGTGGTTACGCTGATGAACTACATCAATTCGATTTTAGCTCAATGGGAACGACACAGAAAAGAAGAGCATCAAgacttcctgacatttaatcctagtaaaacattccctgttttaggtcagttagggtcactactttattttaagaatgtgaaatgtcagaataatagtagagaaaatgatttatttcagcttttatttctttcatcacattcccagtgggttagaagtttacatacactcaattagtatttggtagcattgcctttaaattgtttaacttgggtcaaacgtgtcagctagccttccacaagcatcccacaataagttgggtgaattttggcccattcctcctgacagagccggtgtaacggagtcaggtttgtatgcctccttgctcgctcatgctttttcagttctgcccacaaattctctatgggattgagactttggaagtatgcttgggatcattgtccatttggaagacccatttgcgaccaagctttaacttcctgactgatgtattgagatgtttcttcaatatatacacattattTTCCTgccccatctattttgtgatgtcccagtccctcctgcagcaaagcacccccacaacatgttgctgccacccccgtgcttcacggttgggatggtgtttttcggcttgcaagcatccccctttttcctccaaacataacaatggtcattatggccaaagagttctacatctgtttcatcagaccagaggacatttccccaaaaggtactatctttgtcccaatgtgcagttgtaaactgtagtctggttttttttatggcggtttttaagcagtggcttcttctttgctgagcggcctttcaggttatgtcgatataggactcgtttttactgtgaatatagatatgtttgtacctgtttcctccagcaccttcacaaggtcctttgctgttgttctgggatttatctgcatctctaggagatagaacgtgtctctttcctgagcggtatgacggctgcgtggtcccatggtgtttatacttgcatgctattgtttatacagatgaacgtggtaccttcaggcgtttggaaatagctcccaaggatgaaccagacttgcggaggtctacaatttattttctgaggtcttggctgatttctttgattttcccatgatgtcaagcaaagaggcactgagtttgaaggtaggctttgaaatacatccacaagtacacctccaattgactaaattgatgtcaattagcctatcagaagcttgtaaagccattacatcattttctgaaattttccaagctgtttaaaggcacagtcaacttagtgtatgtaaacttctgacccactggaattgtgatacagtgaattacaagtgaaataatctgtctgtaaacaattgctggaaaaattacttgtgtcatgcagagtagatgtcctaaccgacttgccaaaactatagtttgttaacaagaaatttgtggagtcactttaataactctacctacacgtacatattatcccggtacccccctgtatatagtctcgctattgttgttttactgctgctctttaattatttgttacttttatttcttattcttatccgtatttttttaacagcattgttggttaggggctctaaagtaagcatttcactgtaaggtctacctacacctgttgtattcggcgcatgtgactgaTAGAATTCAATTTGATTTGGCGGTGTTGCAACATTTATTTGATGCCAACCGCCGTTTAAACCTCATCGAAGAAGAAAGGAACTACACATTTATCGGGACCTCATGTGTTACATCTTAATAGGTCCCCCACAGTCTTGTTCGAGAACGCACGCACAGTGGCACAAGTAGTTGTTATTTTCGATCACCTtattgcatttccaggtgtctggTGTGACTGCAGTGGAGAGATATGCAAAAACAAATGTCTGGGGGGAATGGTAACATGTTTATAGTTACGATACTAGAGCTATATCGGACATACTTGCTAACGTTAGATAAATATGTATGGCTAACTTCTTACTATTTCGTACGGGAACTGGACTCGTTTCAGAACGTCTAAAATATGTTTTGCGTGtccgtttttttgttgttattgcagATGTGCAACATTTCATGTCCTTCTTTTATTAAATACAGTAAGCAGTTTAAGAAATAAACGTCCTTGGAAGTGTTGgcttgctagctagcaaacattCCTTTGCTACTTTGCACAGTCGTTTCACCGCATCTCTAGGCCCGTCCAGAAACAACCCTTACTACCTGTCCTCTTTATTGTAGATCAACGCTTTGATCAACTCCCTGAAGTTAATCAAAAGGAAGACTCAATTATTCTAATAAGGGAAACacctaggggttgtttctggatgaATGATGTTTCTCACACTCACAACATTCTTGACAACGAATTACATAGAATTGTAAAAATAGTTACACAAGCTAGAGTGTTTTGTGATGTGCAATAATAGGTGCATATACATTGATTTGTGAAAAATTAAGTCAACTTCTCTTTTTCAGGTATTCCTCTCCACTCTCTGCGCCTTATAGTCCCACCACTGCGGCTGGTCTCAGCTGCCATCTGGCAGACGGTCCAGCAGAGACACGTGATGGATTATGGGATGCTGGATGAGTTTGTTACCATGGTCACAGAGATGGTTCCAGAGCTTCTGAACCTCAGACAGAGGGCCCAACTTATTCTGGGTCTTCGAGcacgggtgagatggagagacggaACTAGTGCTCATCATTATGTGGGGAACAATGGCATATGATCATATTTAGTCATGTTTATTGTCTCAAATACGTATCCTAACTGGTTTGCCCTGGTTTCAGCTGGTCCTAGAGTTGTGTCGCTCCAAGCCGATCACAGACCTCCAGACCATTCAGCCACACCTGGACAGGATACAGACCCTCACACCTCTCTGGGGGACACAGGTGAGCTCCTTAGGGCAGAGACTCTAAATCAGTCTgtaatacacaatatatacaaaggtatgtggacaccccttcaaatgagtggattcggctatttcagccacacccgttgctgacagttgtataaaatTAAGCACACAagcatgcaatctccaaagacaaacattggcagtagaatggccttactgaagagctaagtgactttcaatgtggcaccgtcataggatgccacctttccaacaagtcaaatttctgccctgctagagctgccccggtccactgtaagcgctgttattgtgaagtggaaacatctaggagcaataacagctcagctgcgaagtggtaggccacacaagctcacagaacgggaccatcGAGTgctcaaactgcctctggaagcaacgtcagcacaataattgttcgtcgggagcttcatgaaataggtttccatggccgagcagccacacccaagcctaagatcaccatgcgcaatgccaagtgtcggctggagtagtgtaaagctcgccgccattggactctggagcagtggaaatgcgttctttggagtgatgaatcacacttcacaatctggcagtctgacagactcatctgggtttggcggataccagaAGAAAGCTACctgccgaatgcatagtgccaactgtaaagttggtggaggaggaatggggctgtttttcattggccccttagttccaatgaagggaaattttaacgctacagcaaacaatgacattctagacaattcggcgtttccaactttgtggcaacagttttgggaaggccctttcctgttaactcatgacaatgccccgtgcacaaagcaaggtccacacagaaatggtttgtcgagattggtgtgaaagaacttaactggcctgcacagagccctgacctcaactccattgaaCACCATTGGGATGAAATGAAATGCTGACTGTTAGCCAGGCTTAATAGCCAgacatcactaatgctcttgtggctgaaaggaagcaagtccctgcagcaatgttccaacctcTAGTGGAAAGCCATCCCGGAAGAGTggtggctgttatagcagcaaagggggggccaactccatattaatgcccaagattttggaatgagatgttcaacaagcaggtgtccacatacttttggtcatgtagtgtatttctgaTTATACATTATGGAGAAAAAAATATGCAGCCTAAATGACAAGCTATCATCTTGTCCTGATGAAGGCAACATGTTTATATTCTGTGTTTCAGGCGACTGATGCAGAGGTAGGATTATCTGAATCCAACTTCCTGGGGCTGGTTCAAACCCTTCTAAAAGACCCTGATGAGAGAGAACATTTCTTCCAGGTCAGTCAGTATGTGGGTATGGAATAGCCATGGGTCATTTCCACATCACTGCTGTGTATTTCAACAATTTAAATATTAATCTCTTTTGAGAGGTTTTCATAGCTCATATTTCTTTACTCTGTTTTAGGATGTTTTTCCTGTAGAATTTGGTCCCAGTTATGATGCAGCCATTCAGAAACTCATGTGGCAATTTCTTTCGAGACTTGAGAAGCTACTTCCTGTATCAAACTTCCAACAGGTACTAGTAGAAATAAACTAAACTCGTATAGAGGAGGGGTCTTCAACCCACCTATGAGTAGCTTGCCTaacaattctgaaagtacatgcaTTTTTCACGTGTTCCACGGCAAACTGACAAACAAAACTCACGAGTAACAGACACCACAAGCTCCTAGCAACTATCTAATCAACGCAACATTAACATTATCCCACCCCTTGTTAGCCACTATTGGCTCAAAAAGCCAAACCTAACACAATCTCttaatttccagcaatattgctTGTGTGTGGTGCACGCGTTTGTCTATCACTCTGTGTGTAGCCAGTTGACGTGATAACTGTCTTGTGGGTTGATAGAAATACTTTCCCCAAACATTTTATTGAGAAGGTTTAACTGCAATgtaggcttacctggcagaagtatatcatttgtatctattatttgttatttgcacactttgccatgaaatgagcagcagcagtacagaACCTTCGCACATTCTTCACTTGCCAGATGCGCAATAAAGGGGAATTACACTTGAAGAACCAAATTTGTTTGTTTTCTTCCAGACCTAAAAATAAATGGTCTTCTGATGTGATTGAGCCATTGATATGGACTCAGAATATCACATTTAGTTGTTTTTCTATGAACAATTgtaattttgagagtgaaaaactaGAAAATCTAAAGCCAGGTTTTTTATTTGAACTGAAAACATAATTTGGGGATAAAAATTGCAGGTGGACGTtgtttattaaccattatttaccaggtatattgacagaaaacatagtgtactactttctcttgtacactaaggactTGGTGAAGAGTTGCGCGGGAGAAGAGAACAATGTTTCTATTCGAAAGCTAGAACAAAACAAGTAGCTTTTGACATGTTTCATTTTTTAAAGGTAGCTCTCGTGCTAGAAAAGGTTAGAGACCACTGATATAGAGGAACCATGGACTGACACTTAGGCATTGTGTGAATTATACCTATATTCCTTCTAACTCTGTATTCCTCGTTGTGTCAGGCTGCCTTGTTGCTCAGCGATGTTCCCTCTGTTCTGGAGGAATGTGTTCAGTCTGTGTCTCACCCTCAGCAGATGAATATCCTGCTTCAGTACCACAGAGACCTTGGCCCGCTGGACAACCATGGTAGGCATCTCACAGAACCCATAATTTTCATGCTTTATATGGTAGATTCGTTTTGACACACCCAATGGCAAATTACGTCTATTGAGCATTACTGGGTTGAGTTTTGGTTCCCTTTCCTTCTTTCACAGACCCTCCATCTTCCACCGATGGGGACTGCATTCTCTcagctctctgtcttcctcccgtGGAACGGGTGGTGATTGCAACAGAGGTGGAGAAAGAAGGAAAAAGTATGGAtgtgaaagaaagagaagaggggatggATAGCAGGTCAGGGGAATGTGAGAAAAACAAAAGATCCTCTGTTAGTGATGAGGATGATGCAGAGTTTGTGGACCCCGAGACAGGCAAGGTGGAACCAAAGTACGAAACGGTGATGGTTATCGGGGAAGACGGGATGGTGCAGCCTTTTGAAGATTTAAGTGTCGGGAAAAAGAGATCTTTCAAAAAGCCTAAAAtaaagacacacaaagacagtggAAGTCATGGAGAAAAAATGCTTAGCATAATCAACAGCAAGTCTAATGTGATCATATCCTCTGTGCTTTACCAACCCTCAGTGGATCTACAAAGGGTTGACACTACCAACCTAATATTATTACCTTTTATACCAGTAAGAAGAAACAGAGCGCTGAAGATGAAGACATTTCTTACACAAGAACAGAAACAAACCGACACAGAATTTTCTGAAAAATATACATTCAAGCAGTGCCAGATTTGTGAGAAGACTTTCAGTCGAAGTGCAGACATGAAGCGGCACCAGCAAATCCACACAGGGGAGCCTATCCAGAACCCAAAACAGAAAGAGTCAAAAGTGTGCTGCATTTGCGGAAGGATGTTCGCAGACATAGAAAAGCTAGACAGGCATAAGCTGGTGCACAACCCTTTGAAATGCATCATGTGTGAAAACAGCTTCAATGGTGTCAAGCCACTCAAGAAACACTATCTGGATGTCCATAAATTCAGCGGGCCATTCCTCTGCACCTACTGTGAGAAAAGCTACACTGAGTTATCAGATCTTGTCAGACACGAGAGGACTCACACTCTCCCTTACCAGTGTTCCCACTGTCCAAAGAAATTTAAATCGTCAACGACCCTTGCCGAACAtgaaagaatacacacaggggagaaatgcCTTTGCTGGGAGTGTGGAAAAGGCTTTATCAACATAACAACGCTGAGAAACCACATGCTAAATGTTCACAGCAAACCTGAAGATAAACACTCCTGCTCCCAGTGTGACAAATCTTACGGGGAGAAGAGGGCATTGGTAAGTCATGTGAAAATCTGTCATGCTGGGGTGCGTTATCCATGCACATACTGCGGTAAGCTGTTTCTTAGTATGTCCTCATTGACAAGGCATGACCTGATTCACACTCAGGAGAGGCCTTTTAAATGCACAGAGTCTGAGTGCGGGAAAGGTTTCAGATCTCCAAAGGAACTGAGGGTACACATGAGATATCATACTGGAGAGCGGCCATATAAGTGCAAAATATGTGGGAAGGGTTTTACGCAAAATTGTTATATCACTCGACACATGCGAACTCATACGGGGGAGAAGCCGTATCCGTGTTCTGTCTGTGGGAGAAACTTTTCTGACTTAAGGGTACGGAAAAGACACATGATGACTCACACCGGAGAGAAGCCCTACAAATGTTTAAAATGTGAGAAAGCTTTCAGTCGGACAGAACTTTTGAAAGCACATGAGAAGAAAGAACACTGAGCAAATTCAAATCAAGGGATTATTTTTTTTGTGTATAGATGTTCTAGTCTCTGAAGACAGATGGGTTACCTCCCAGAATGTTCCATTGTCATGTGCTCCCAAGGTCTCGGATTTTCGAGACTATATAGATGTTAGTAATGAAAAATGTTGTCCCTGTGTTCTGAACTGATAACACAGTATCCCTGCAATGCTTTTAGGGGCGAGAGTTGGAAATAATGCAAGCTATAAACACTGATGTAACACATCGAATGGTAGTTTAGTCATTGTGTTTGTCGAATGAATATATATAACTTTTAAAATCACACCCAATAATGTTTATTTTGAAGTTGGTCCATACGAGACCCCTGGGCCATGTTCTCATGCATGAGTTTGATGTTTCAAGTGTAAATAAAAATCCTTGAATTAGTATGATTTAAATATGTTTTAATTATCATGCTTATAGTAGCTAGCTCATTTgtatatgtattgtatgtataaTGTGACTAGTGTCTCTGATAGGCTTATTCAGATGTTGGCTGGAATAGACTCAATAAAATAATTGTGTGCTCTGGTTTCCCTACAATAAAGTAACACAATGTGCAGCTCCTGACCAAACTTCTCTGTACTGGCTCTTGCTTAGTGGCTACGCTGAGGAACTGGCTACAAATGTTAGTTTATAGTGCAATGGGATCTTCACTCTTACAGGTAGGTAGGTACCTTTCGTCACAGACCGAACAATGAGACAAATTTCACCAGaagtataaatgtgaagcatccggttggcttgtccactcactaccaaatatgagacacatatttccctcagattacacagacccacagaaaacaaatccaattttgataaactcccatatctattgggtgaaatactacagtgtgcaatcacagcagcaagatttgtgacctgttgtgaacaagaaaagggcaaccagtgaagaacaaacaccattgtaaatacaacccatattgatgtttatttattttccctttttaaCTTGAACTATCGTTACGATACTGCACATCGTTACGATactgtacagtggcaagaaaaagtatgtaaaccgattggaattacctggatttctgcataaattggccatataattttatctgatcttcatctaagtcacaacaatagacaaacacagtgtgcttaaactaataacacacaaattattgcatttttcttgtctatattgaatacataattgaAACATTCACAATGTAGGTTGAAAACGTATGTGAACCCATACGCTAATGACTTCTTCAAacgctaattggagtcaggagtccgctaacctggagtccaatcaatgagaccaGATTGAATATGTTGGTTAGAGCTCCCTGTCctataaaaacactcacaaaattttaGTTTCCTATTcacatgcctcaaacaaaagagatctcagaagacttaAGAttaagggttacaaaagtatctctaaaagccttgatgttcatcagtccacggtaagacaaattgtctatacatttttatttctcaactaaAGGGGGAAAGTTcaacactgttgctactctccctaggagtgttcatgggaggacaccacggaagaagccactgctgtccaaaaaaaacattgctgcacatctgaagttcgcaaaagagtaCCTGGatgcgctactggcaaaatattctgtggacagatgaaactacagttgagttgtttggaaggaacacacaacactggagaaaaaaaggcccagcacaccaacatcatcccaactgtaaagtctggtgaagggagcatcatggtttgagctgctttgctgcctcagggcctggacagcttgctatcattgaaggaggtctgatccgcaactacagaaaacgtttggttgaggtttttgctgccgaaggagggtcaaccagttattaaatccaagggttcgcATACTtgttcccaccctgcactgtgaatgtttacacattATGTTCAATAAAGACAAACACATACTTGTTTGTGCGTTATTAGTTTAAACAGACTGTTTGTCAATTGTTGTGACTTTGGTgaagatcaaattgtatgaccaatttatgcataaATCCAGGTAATTACAAAagcttcacatactttttcttgacaCATATtatagacataatgacatttgaaatgtctttattcttttggaacttttgtgagcaATGTTTACAGTTCAACAAAAAATTGTCTTTCACTTGCTTAGGCAATGTAAACAAATTGAATTGAAGCCCAGTGGCCAGCAGTGCTAGAAGATGGACGAAATGGCTTTTGGCCCAGATTCTGCTAATTTACTAatcgatgaaacatttgaccTCCATACAGTTCTCTGTTCCCACCACTATACGTCACGAACAGAGTGGACTACGTTTTCTAGACCTTAAGCTTTGTTTAGAAGGAGTAcaaaggcgaattgagttattgtaCACGCGCTCTTCACAGTACAGGGGTTCCTctacggaaatatgcaaatatatgCTATAAAGCGCCAATAGGATTTTGCTAGCTCGTGCTtgactctgcccacctccttacttgttctgcccactatggcAAATGTGTTCCCATTTGAAACGACAGGCTGTGCTTTATCTTTAGTTAAAGTTCTTAGCTCTCGCTCTCATATTAAATGtcttgtttctttttttttggggggggggggattatttgTGTAATAGTATTGTATACCTACTCCACTGCTGGAGCTAGAAATAAGCATTTCACTCCATCTGCTTTAACATCTGCTCACATGTGTACGCGACAAACTTCGATTTGTGGTGTTACTTCTAAATGGGCCCCCCACAGTCATGTTTGACCACTTACACACACAGTGGCACACATCGGCAAAAATAGTTGCCATTTTCGATCACCCGATCAAAGTTACTGGTGACTGCAGTGGAGAGACATGCAAAAACACATGTCTGGGGGGAAAGGTAACATATTTATAGCTATGCATACGATACTAGAGCTAGATAGCCATACCTAGCTATGTCCTAACGTATTGTTTTGTGCGGCAACAGGACTCGTTCCAGAACGTCTAACATATGTTTTGCCGGTCTGTTTTTGTTAGTTATTACAGATGTGCAGCAGCATTTGTTGCTGTTCCCCTCTGATTTCATTCCCGCTATTTTATTGAATATGGCAGTTGAAGAAACACACTTCCTAGAACTGTTCCGTTGCTATCTAACAAGCGAATTACATTGCCTTTGCAGTCGTTTCACTGCTTCTCTAAACCCGTCCAGAAacaacttcaaatcaaattttattggtcacatacacgtgattagcagatgttattgcgggtgtagcgaaatgcttgtgcttctagctccaacagtgcagtaatatctaacaaattactcaacatatacacacaaatctaagtaggaatgaattaagacgatatacatatggacgagcgatgtctGAGCAGAACAGACTAAgatacaatagaatacagtatatacatgcactaccggtcaaaagttttagaacgcatactcattcaagggtttttctttatttttactattttctacattgtagaataatagtgaagacaaactataaaataacacatatggaatcagtgtaaaaaaaaacatttttttcaacaaatcaaaatatattttacatttcagattcttcaaatagccaccctttgccttgatgacagctttgcacacttttggcattctctgtctgtgactataacagaacttgtgtagcaggcaaaaccccaaggaaaaactgttcagaaaaataaataaaaaatctctcTGCCGGTTCCCTGTATTGTCTATGTCAAGGGAAAATAGATAGCGCCCAGTTTACAGTTTCTACAGTCTTGGGAATTGGGTTGAAGTTAATCCTTGGTGAAATGAAGAATAAGCACTTCCTGTCAGAGGGTACACTCTGGATAGTTATGAAAGAGAGAAAAATCGTCCATGTTTTGTTGActtgctgctattgaatacagatcgccccgtcatcaatttgatcgattattaacgtttacaaatacctaaagttggattacaaaagtagtttgaagtattttggcaaagtttataggcaacttttaaaAATTTTTgtaatgacgttgcgttttggaaagctgtttttttctggatcagacgggctttataaatggacattttgggtatacatggacggatttaatcggaaaaaataaacaattgtgatgtttatgagacatattggagtgccaacaaagaagctcgtcaaaggtaatgcatgttttatatttcatttcagcgttttgtgtagcgccggctacgctaattcttttgtttacgtctcGGTCATGTGTTtcgggggggtgcatgctatc includes:
- the LOC139381844 gene encoding zinc finger protein 502-like isoform X4, translating into MQKQMSGGNGIPLHSLRLIVPPLRLVSAAIWQTVQQRHVMDYGMLDEFVTMVTEMVPELLNLRQRAQLILGLRARLVLELCRSKPITDLQTIQPHLDRIQTLTPLWGTQQMNILLQYHRDLGPLDNHDPPSSTDGDCILSALCLPPVERVVIATEVEKEGKSMDVKEREEGMDSRSGECEKNKRSSVSDEDDAEFVDPETGKVEPKYETVMVIGEDGMVQPFEDLSVGKKRSFKKPKIKTHKDSGSHGEKMLSIINSKSNVIISSVLYQPSVDLQRVDTTNLILLPFIPVRRNRALKMKTFLTQEQKQTDTEFSEKYTFKQCQICEKTFSRSADMKRHQQIHTGEPIQNPKQKESKVCCICGRMFADIEKLDRHKLVHNPLKCIMCENSFNGVKPLKKHYLDVHKFSGPFLCTYCEKSYTELSDLVRHERTHTLPYQCSHCPKKFKSSTTLAEHERIHTGEKCLCWECGKGFINITTLRNHMLNVHSKPEDKHSCSQCDKSYGEKRALVSHVKICHAGVRYPCTYCGKLFLSMSSLTRHDLIHTQERPFKCTESECGKGFRSPKELRVHMRYHTGERPYKCKICGKGFTQNCYITRHMRTHTGEKPYPCSVCGRNFSDLRVRKRHMMTHTGEKPYKCLKCEKAFSRTELLKAHEKKEH
- the LOC139381844 gene encoding zinc finger protein 16-like isoform X1, whose amino-acid sequence is MQKQMSGGNGIPLHSLRLIVPPLRLVSAAIWQTVQQRHVMDYGMLDEFVTMVTEMVPELLNLRQRAQLILGLRARLVLELCRSKPITDLQTIQPHLDRIQTLTPLWGTQATDAEVGLSESNFLGLVQTLLKDPDEREHFFQDVFPVEFGPSYDAAIQKLMWQFLSRLEKLLPVSNFQQAALLLSDVPSVLEECVQSVSHPQQMNILLQYHRDLGPLDNHDPPSSTDGDCILSALCLPPVERVVIATEVEKEGKSMDVKEREEGMDSRSGECEKNKRSSVSDEDDAEFVDPETGKVEPKYETVMVIGEDGMVQPFEDLSVGKKRSFKKPKIKTHKDSGSHGEKMLSIINSKSNVIISSVLYQPSVDLQRVDTTNLILLPFIPVRRNRALKMKTFLTQEQKQTDTEFSEKYTFKQCQICEKTFSRSADMKRHQQIHTGEPIQNPKQKESKVCCICGRMFADIEKLDRHKLVHNPLKCIMCENSFNGVKPLKKHYLDVHKFSGPFLCTYCEKSYTELSDLVRHERTHTLPYQCSHCPKKFKSSTTLAEHERIHTGEKCLCWECGKGFINITTLRNHMLNVHSKPEDKHSCSQCDKSYGEKRALVSHVKICHAGVRYPCTYCGKLFLSMSSLTRHDLIHTQERPFKCTESECGKGFRSPKELRVHMRYHTGERPYKCKICGKGFTQNCYITRHMRTHTGEKPYPCSVCGRNFSDLRVRKRHMMTHTGEKPYKCLKCEKAFSRTELLKAHEKKEH
- the LOC139381844 gene encoding zinc finger protein 16-like isoform X3; this translates as MQKQMSGGNGIPLHSLRLIVPPLRLVSAAIWQTVQQRHVMDYGMLDEFVTMVTEMVPELLNLRQRAQLILGLRARLVLELCRSKPITDLQTIQPHLDRIQTLTPLWGTQATDAEVGLSESNFLGLVQTLLKDPDEREHFFQDVFPVEFGPSYDAAIQKLMWQFLSRLEKLLPVSNFQQMNILLQYHRDLGPLDNHDPPSSTDGDCILSALCLPPVERVVIATEVEKEGKSMDVKEREEGMDSRSGECEKNKRSSVSDEDDAEFVDPETGKVEPKYETVMVIGEDGMVQPFEDLSVGKKRSFKKPKIKTHKDSGSHGEKMLSIINSKSNVIISSVLYQPSVDLQRVDTTNLILLPFIPVRRNRALKMKTFLTQEQKQTDTEFSEKYTFKQCQICEKTFSRSADMKRHQQIHTGEPIQNPKQKESKVCCICGRMFADIEKLDRHKLVHNPLKCIMCENSFNGVKPLKKHYLDVHKFSGPFLCTYCEKSYTELSDLVRHERTHTLPYQCSHCPKKFKSSTTLAEHERIHTGEKCLCWECGKGFINITTLRNHMLNVHSKPEDKHSCSQCDKSYGEKRALVSHVKICHAGVRYPCTYCGKLFLSMSSLTRHDLIHTQERPFKCTESECGKGFRSPKELRVHMRYHTGERPYKCKICGKGFTQNCYITRHMRTHTGEKPYPCSVCGRNFSDLRVRKRHMMTHTGEKPYKCLKCEKAFSRTELLKAHEKKEH
- the LOC139381844 gene encoding zinc finger protein 502-like isoform X5; the encoded protein is MQKQMSGGNGIPLHSLRLIVPPLRLVSAAIWQTVQQRHVMDYGMLDEFVTMVTEMVPELLNLRQRAQLILGLRARLVLELCRSKPITDLQTIQPHLDRIQTLTPLWGTQMNILLQYHRDLGPLDNHDPPSSTDGDCILSALCLPPVERVVIATEVEKEGKSMDVKEREEGMDSRSGECEKNKRSSVSDEDDAEFVDPETGKVEPKYETVMVIGEDGMVQPFEDLSVGKKRSFKKPKIKTHKDSGSHGEKMLSIINSKSNVIISSVLYQPSVDLQRVDTTNLILLPFIPVRRNRALKMKTFLTQEQKQTDTEFSEKYTFKQCQICEKTFSRSADMKRHQQIHTGEPIQNPKQKESKVCCICGRMFADIEKLDRHKLVHNPLKCIMCENSFNGVKPLKKHYLDVHKFSGPFLCTYCEKSYTELSDLVRHERTHTLPYQCSHCPKKFKSSTTLAEHERIHTGEKCLCWECGKGFINITTLRNHMLNVHSKPEDKHSCSQCDKSYGEKRALVSHVKICHAGVRYPCTYCGKLFLSMSSLTRHDLIHTQERPFKCTESECGKGFRSPKELRVHMRYHTGERPYKCKICGKGFTQNCYITRHMRTHTGEKPYPCSVCGRNFSDLRVRKRHMMTHTGEKPYKCLKCEKAFSRTELLKAHEKKEH